CTCTCCCGCCGCGTCGCCTACCGCGGCCCGGTCTTCTCCGTGACGACCGAGCGCGTCCGCGAGCCCGGCGGCATCTCCGCTCGCCGCGACGTCGTCCGCCACCCCGGCTCGGTCGTCATCCTCGCCCTCGACTCCCGCCGCCGCGTCCTGCTCGAGCGCCAATACCGCCACGCCGCCAACGCCTTCCTCTGGGAGCTCCCTGCCGGACGCATCGATCCCGGCGAATCCGCCCTCGCCGCCGCCAGGCGCGAGCTGCTCGAGGAGACCGG
The Terriglobales bacterium DNA segment above includes these coding regions:
- a CDS encoding NUDIX hydrolase, producing MPKAKVLSRRVAYRGPVFSVTTERVREPGGISARRDVVRHPGSVVILALDSRRRVLLERQYRHAANAFLWELPAGRIDPGESALAAARRELLEETGYTARRWRRVLFYYASPGFLDETMAVYLATGLTRGRPRPEADEAIRTRFFPLRQLARAAARGKLRDGKTISAVLALASSARP